One genomic region from Mastacembelus armatus chromosome 21, fMasArm1.2, whole genome shotgun sequence encodes:
- the twist2 gene encoding twist-related protein 2 — protein MEEGSSSPVSPVDSLVTSEEELDRQQKRFARKRRHSKKSSEDSSSSSPGPVKRGKKTSPSSTQSYEELQNQRVLANVRERQRTQSLNEAFASLRKIIPTLPSDKLSKIQTLKLASRYIDFLCQVLQSDEMDSKMSSCSYVAHERLSYAFSVWRMEGAWSMSASH, from the coding sequence ATGGAAGAGGGCTCCAGTTCTCCGGTGTCCCCTGTGGATAGTCTGGTGACCAGCGAGGAGGAGCTGGACAGGCAACAGAAACGCTTCGCGAGGAAAAGGAGACACAGCAAAAAGTCCAGCgaggacagcagcagcagcagcccggGTCCAGTGAAGCGGGGGAAAAAAACGAGTCCAAGCAGCACTCAGTCGTACGAGGAGCTGCAGAACCAGCGGGTCCTGGCCAACGTCCGGGAGAGACAACGGACTCAGTCTCTGAACGAGGCCTTTGCGTCTTTGCGCAAAATTATCCCCACGCTTCCCTCGGACAAACTGAGCAAGATACAGACGCTGAAGCTCGCCTCCAGATACATTGATTTTCTCTGTCAGGTGCTGCAGAGCGACGAGATGGACAGCAAGATGTCCAGCTGCAGCTACGTTGCGCACGAAAGACTCAGTTACGCGTTCTCCGTGTGGAGGATGGAGGGCGCTTGGTCTATGTCAGCATCTCATTAG